Below is a genomic region from Nocardioides panacis.
GGAGGTCGATCCGGGCCGAGCTGGTCCCGACGAGCCGTCGTGCGACCGGGGGCGCGTCGACCCGTCCGGCGGGCACGTCCAGGTCCAGGTCGCCGGCCAGGTCGCCGTACGCCAGACGGCCGGACGGGCCGACGAGCGCTCCGTCCTCGATCGTGACCAGCCCGGCCGTGACACCCCAGCGGGCTGCCGCGGCCGCGACCAGCAGCGCGCGCAGGTGCGCGCCGACGACCCGCAGCACGGGGGCGGTGTCGATCACCGACATGCTGCCGGCGGTGAGGTCCTGGTCGGGGCCGAGCGCGGTGTTCGCCGGCAGCATCCTGACCCGGTCCAGCGGCAGGTCGAGCTCGTCGGCGACCACTTGGGCGAGCACGGTCAGGATGCCCTGCCCGAGCTCCACCTTCCCCACCCGCACCTCGACCGTGCCGTCGTCGCGGACCGCGACCCACTGCGACAGCAGCGGGTTGGCGAGCAGGTGCCGGGGCAGCACCGGCGAGCCGTCGGCCGTCACGGACGTGCCTCTCCCGCCCTCACGACCGCCCGGACGATCCGGCCGTGCGCGCCGCAGCGGCAGAGGTTGCGGTCCAGGGCCTCGACCACCGCAGGCTCGTCGGGGTGCGGGTCGCGGGCGAGCAGCGCGGCGGCCGCCACCGCGATGCCGGAGATGCAGAAGCCGCACTGGGCGGCCTGCTCGTCGAGGAGGGCCTGCTGCACCGGGTGCAGCCGGCCGTCGGCGCCGAGGCCCTCGACGGTGACCACGTCGGTGCCCTCGGCCGACCACACCGGGGTGTCGCAGGACGGCACGACGGCGCCGTCCATCGTCACGAAGCAGGCGCCGCACAGCGCCATCCCGCAGCCGAACCGCGACCCGAGCAGCCCGAGGTCGTTGCGCAGCACGGTGAGCAGCGGCGTGTCGGGGTCGACCTCCACCTCGACGGCGGTGCCGTTGACGGTCAGCGACAGGGCGCGGGTCACCGGCCGACCTCGTCGAACACCTCGGGGTGCCGCTCGAGCTCGATCCGGGTCCGCCGGATGTGACCGACCAGGTAGCGCTCGGCGTCGACGACGTCGCGGCGCTGCAGCGAGTCGAGCAGCAGCCGGTGCTCGGCGTTGACCACCCACATCCGTCCCGGTCCGGTGATCGTGACGAACGCCCGGCGGTAGTACTGGGTCGAGTTCCAGAGCCGGGTGACGGTGCCCAGCAGCTGGTCGATGGCGCAGCCGGTGTAGCTCAGCAGGTGGAACTGCCGGTCGAGGACCAGGAACTGCGAGACGTCGGTGTTGTGCTCGATGCACTCCTGGAGCTCCTCGAGCCGGGCGAGGTCCTCCTCGGTGAGGTGCGGGATGCTCTCGGCCACCGCGAGCGGCTCGAGCCGCTCGCGCATGCGGTACATCACGTCCACCTCGTGCCGGCCCAGCCGCGGCACCCGCGCGCCGCGCCGCGGCTCGTGCTCGGTGAGTCCCTCTGCCTCCAGGATGCGCAGCGCCTCGCGCACCGGGAGCCGGCTCGCCCCGGAGCGCTCGGCCACCTCCTCCTGGCGGATCCACTCCCCCGGACCGATGTCGCCGGACAGGATCGCGTCGCGCAGGAAGTCCGCCACCCGGGCGCTCGCGGCCCCCTCCGGTACGTCGATCGCGTCGGCGCCGTTCACGAGGCGCCGCCCGTGGCCCGGTCGGTGGTGGCCCGGTCGGCGGCGGCCCGGTCGAACGCCTTGCCGCCGGGGTAGCTGACCAGCTCGAACTGCATGCCCCAGGGGCTCAGGAAGTAGACCCACCGGTTGCCCAGCGCCGGCCCCTTGCTCGCGGTCGGCTCGCCGAGCACGCGCACGCCCCGGTCGCGGAGGTAGGCGACCGCGGCGTCGAGGTCGTCGACGTACAGCGCGACGTGGTGCCCGCCCACGTCGCTGTTGCGCGGCGGCACGCCGACCCGGTCGGGGGCGGCGTAGTCGAAGACCTCGAAGACCGCCTGGCCGCCGCAGCGGAAGAACCGGTTCTCGGTGACCACTGCCCGCGGGTGCACGTCGAGGTGCTCGCGCATCCAGTCGTCGCCGTCGCTGGCGAACGGGCCGAGGGAGTAGAGGTACTCGCACCCGAGGACGTCGACCAGGAACCGGTGCGCCTCGTCGAGGTCGGGGACCGTGAACCCGATGTGGTCCAGCCGCTGCAGCCCGGGGATGCCCATGCCGACCGGTCCCTTCTCGTCGCACCTTTGGATCCAGTCAACCTAGCCCCGCTGCGCAGATGTGTCCAGGGTCACACGCGAAGCGTCAAAGTTGGATCCGATCACCTTCTGCGCCGACCCGGCGCCAATGGCGACTCCACCCACCGTCGGCGCCGCCAGAGTCGCCGGGTCGGCGCCGTCGGCACCGGCAGAGTCGCCGGGTCGGCGCCGTCAGGTCGGCCCCATCACCTTCGCGGGGTCGATGCCGAGGTCGGTCAGCACCGCCCGGGCGGCGTTGCGCCCCGGACGGCCGGACACCGAGCCCCCGGGGTGGCTGGTCGCGCCGGTCAGGAACAGCCCGCGGATCCCGGTGGTGTACGACGGCCAGCCCGGGACCACGCCGCCGGAGCGGGTCCGGAACTCGCCGCCGTGGCACGAGCCGCCGAGGTTGTGCGGGTTGTGGGCCGCGACGTCGACCGGTGACTCGGCCCGGACCGCGAGGACGTCGGCGTCACCGAGGCCGTCGGTGCGGGCCCGGACCAGGTCGACCAGCTGCGCGGCGTACTCGTCCTTGGACTCCTGCCAGGAGCGGCCGTCGGAGCGGTCGTGGGGTGCGATCGTCAGGATCTTGAAGGTGCCCTGTCCCGCGGGTGCCCGCGTCCCGTCGACGACGCTCTGGTTGACCACCAGCAGCCACGGGTCACGGGCGTCGGGCACGCCGCGGTGCAGCGCGTCGATCTGGGCCGCGACGCCGGCGGTCGACCCGAAGCCGCCCGCGGTCGACGGCACCGGCCCCGACCGGCCGTGGAAGCCGAGGTCGCCCCGGAGCGCCGCGTGCACCGCGAACACGCTCAGCCCCGGCTGCCAGGAGTCGCGGGCCTCGACCAGGTCGGCGGGCACCTCGACGCCCTCGAGCATCGCGGGGACGGTGGCGAGGTGCGCCGCCGACACGACCGCCCGGCGGGCTCGCACGGTGTGCCCGTCGCTGGTGCGCACGCTCCGCGCCGTCCCGCGGGCGGCGTCGATCGCGACGACCGGAGCCGCGCACGCGACCCGGCCGCCGTGCTCGCCCAGGAAGTCGATCAGCGCTGCGGGCAGCGCGCCGGAGCCACCGACCGGGGTGGACCAGCCGAAGCTCAGCCGCCCGGCGGTCAGCGAGGACGGCAGGACGCCGGTGCCGGGCCGGCGCGGATCCTGGATGGTCGCCATCGCCAGCCAGGTCACGAACGAGCGGATCGTGGGGTGCTCGAACCGCTCGTGGATGACGTCCCAGGCGCTGCGGTCCTTCAACGACCGGTAGGCCCGGGCCGCGTCGGCGTCCCCGAGGTCCAGGCCGGAGCTCCACCGTCCGTGCACGGCGGCGAGCCCGCCGGTCCACTCCCCGACCATCGCCCGGAACGCCTCGGCGTCGCGGGCGGACCAGCGGGCTACCTCCTCGGCGGTGGCCTCCAGGTCCCGGTGCATCACCAGGGCGTCGCCGTCCGGCTGCGGCAGCACGACCGCGGGGTCGGTGTGCACGTAGCGCAGGCCGTGGTGCGCGAGCAGGCCGAGCTCGTCGTCGCGCAGCAGCGGGTTGGACTGGATCAGCACGTGCGCGCTCGAGCAGCTGTCGTGGGCGAAGCCCGGCAGGGTGAGCTCCTCGGTGCGGGTGTTGCCGCCCGGGTGCTCCACGGCCTCGAGCACCAGCACCTCGAGGCCGGCCGCCGCGAGGTAGGCGGCCGTGGTCAGGCCGTTGTGGCCGGCCCCGACGACGACGACGTCGACCTCGTCGGGGAGATCGGCGGCCAGGGGGGCGGGCGAGGGGGTCATCAGCGCTCCAGCGGCTCGCAGCGGGTCGGACGAGCCCACTCTGGCCGAGCCTGCACACGATTGCAACCACGGGTGTCCAGACAGTGGTGAGGGGATGTTGACTCCTGACAGGTGCCGTAGCCTGCAACGGTGGGCGAGACGCGACGCGGAGTGATCCTGGGGCTGGCGGCCTGGACCCTGTGGGGGTTCTTCCCGCTCTACTGGCCGCTGCTCGAGCCGGCCGGCGCCGTGGAGATCCTGGCGCACCGGATCTTCTGGTCGATGATCGTGATGCTCGGCGTGGTCCTGGTGATGCGCAAGCGGGCGGCCCTCCGCGCGACGCTCGCGAACCGCCGTACCCGGTGGCTGCTGGCGCTGGCCGCGGTGCTGATCACGGTCAACTGGGGCACCTACATCTACGGCGTCAACAGCCACCACGTCGTGGAGACGTCGCTCGGCTACTTCATCAACCCGCTGGTCTCGGTCCTGCTCGGCGTGCTCGTCCTCGGCGAGCGGCTGCGCCGGCTCCAGTGGGTGGCGCTCGCGCTGGCCGGGGTCGCGGTGGTGGCGCTGACCGTGGAGTACGGCCGGCCGCCGTGGATCTCGCTGGTCCTCGCTTTCTCCTTCGCCTGCTACGGGCTGACCAAGAAGAAGGCGAACGCCGGTGCCGTCGAGAGCCTGGTCGTCGAGACCCTCGTGGTCTCGCCGGTGGCCGTGGGCTACCTCGTGTTCCTGACCGCGACCGGCGCCTCGACGTTCGTGGGCCACGGCGCCGGGCACGTGCTGCTGATCGTCGGCACCGGTGTCGTCACGGTGATCCCGCTGCTCTGCTTCGGCGGCGCCGCGACCCGGATCCCGCTGAGCACGCTCGGCCTCATGCAGTACCTCACCCCGACCGTGCAGTTCCTGCTCGGCATCCTGTTCTTCCACGAGCCGATGCCCGCGATGCGCTGGGTCGGGTTCTCGCTGATC
It encodes:
- a CDS encoding (2Fe-2S)-binding protein, giving the protein MTRALSLTVNGTAVEVEVDPDTPLLTVLRNDLGLLGSRFGCGMALCGACFVTMDGAVVPSCDTPVWSAEGTDVVTVEGLGADGRLHPVQQALLDEQAAQCGFCISGIAVAAAALLARDPHPDEPAVVEALDRNLCRCGAHGRIVRAVVRAGEARP
- a CDS encoding phytoene desaturase family protein; protein product: MTPSPAPLAADLPDEVDVVVVGAGHNGLTTAAYLAAAGLEVLVLEAVEHPGGNTRTEELTLPGFAHDSCSSAHVLIQSNPLLRDDELGLLAHHGLRYVHTDPAVVLPQPDGDALVMHRDLEATAEEVARWSARDAEAFRAMVGEWTGGLAAVHGRWSSGLDLGDADAARAYRSLKDRSAWDVIHERFEHPTIRSFVTWLAMATIQDPRRPGTGVLPSSLTAGRLSFGWSTPVGGSGALPAALIDFLGEHGGRVACAAPVVAIDAARGTARSVRTSDGHTVRARRAVVSAAHLATVPAMLEGVEVPADLVEARDSWQPGLSVFAVHAALRGDLGFHGRSGPVPSTAGGFGSTAGVAAQIDALHRGVPDARDPWLLVVNQSVVDGTRAPAGQGTFKILTIAPHDRSDGRSWQESKDEYAAQLVDLVRARTDGLGDADVLAVRAESPVDVAAHNPHNLGGSCHGGEFRTRSGGVVPGWPSYTTGIRGLFLTGATSHPGGSVSGRPGRNAARAVLTDLGIDPAKVMGPT
- the rarD gene encoding EamA family transporter RarD → MGETRRGVILGLAAWTLWGFFPLYWPLLEPAGAVEILAHRIFWSMIVMLGVVLVMRKRAALRATLANRRTRWLLALAAVLITVNWGTYIYGVNSHHVVETSLGYFINPLVSVLLGVLVLGERLRRLQWVALALAGVAVVALTVEYGRPPWISLVLAFSFACYGLTKKKANAGAVESLVVETLVVSPVAVGYLVFLTATGASTFVGHGAGHVLLIVGTGVVTVIPLLCFGGAATRIPLSTLGLMQYLTPTVQFLLGILFFHEPMPAMRWVGFSLIWLALVLFTVSTLRHHQQRLRVRPEEQVPA
- a CDS encoding VOC family protein, giving the protein MGIPGLQRLDHIGFTVPDLDEAHRFLVDVLGCEYLYSLGPFASDGDDWMREHLDVHPRAVVTENRFFRCGGQAVFEVFDYAAPDRVGVPPRNSDVGGHHVALYVDDLDAAVAYLRDRGVRVLGEPTASKGPALGNRWVYFLSPWGMQFELVSYPGGKAFDRAAADRATTDRATGGAS
- a CDS encoding GntR family transcriptional regulator, yielding MNGADAIDVPEGAASARVADFLRDAILSGDIGPGEWIRQEEVAERSGASRLPVREALRILEAEGLTEHEPRRGARVPRLGRHEVDVMYRMRERLEPLAVAESIPHLTEEDLARLEELQECIEHNTDVSQFLVLDRQFHLLSYTGCAIDQLLGTVTRLWNSTQYYRRAFVTITGPGRMWVVNAEHRLLLDSLQRRDVVDAERYLVGHIRRTRIELERHPEVFDEVGR